The Frondihabitans australicus genome includes a region encoding these proteins:
- a CDS encoding SDR family NAD(P)-dependent oxidoreductase, whose translation MLIDLSGKSALVTGSTQGIGAAIALGLARAGAEVGINGRTAERVDESIAWLQAKAPLARFVPVPGNMADQQQATAVAELLPDFDILINNLGIFGSADPLSIDDAEWKRYFDTNVLSAVRLTRLYLPAMMTKGWGRILNIASDSAVVTPAEMIHYGMSKTALLAVSRGFAKAAAGTGVTVNSVLAGPTHTDGVEDFVYELVPRSLSWEEAERQFMLKYRPQSLLQRLIEPEEIANMVVYLASPVASATTGAAVRVDGGYIDSIVP comes from the coding sequence ATGCTCATCGACCTCTCCGGTAAATCTGCGCTCGTCACCGGGTCAACCCAGGGCATCGGGGCCGCCATCGCCCTGGGTCTGGCCAGGGCAGGAGCGGAAGTGGGTATCAACGGCCGCACCGCTGAACGAGTGGACGAATCCATCGCCTGGCTGCAAGCGAAAGCACCGTTGGCGCGTTTCGTCCCGGTACCCGGGAACATGGCCGACCAGCAGCAGGCCACTGCGGTCGCCGAGTTGCTTCCCGACTTCGACATCCTCATCAACAACCTCGGCATCTTCGGATCCGCCGACCCGCTCTCCATCGACGACGCCGAGTGGAAACGCTACTTCGACACCAACGTCCTCTCCGCCGTCCGACTCACACGCCTGTACCTCCCGGCGATGATGACCAAAGGCTGGGGGCGCATCCTCAACATCGCCAGCGACTCCGCCGTCGTCACCCCCGCCGAGATGATCCACTACGGCATGAGCAAGACCGCCCTACTCGCGGTCAGCCGCGGCTTCGCGAAGGCAGCCGCCGGCACCGGCGTCACAGTCAACTCCGTCCTCGCCGGCCCGACGCACACAGACGGCGTCGAGGACTTCGTCTACGAACTCGTCCCCCGGTCGTTGAGCTGGGAGGAAGCGGAGCGGCAGTTCATGCTCAAGTACCGGCCGCAAAGCCTGCTGCAGCGGCTCATCGAACCGGAAGAGATCGCCAACATGGTGGTCTACCTAGCATCCCCAGTCGCTTCCGCGACCACCGGCGCCGCCGTCCGCGTCGACGGCGGTTACATCGATTCCATCGTCCCGTGA
- the msrA gene encoding peptide-methionine (S)-S-oxide reductase MsrA, translating into MTTEIAILAGGCFWGAQDLLRRRPGIISTRVGYTGGDVPNATYRNHGDHAEAVEVTFDPEVITYREILEFFFQIHDPTTLDRQGNDIGRSYRSAVFYTNDEQRRIAIDTIADVEASGLWPGEVVTEVTAAGPFWEAEEEHQDYLIKNPFGYTCHYVRPNWRLPVREDHPVS; encoded by the coding sequence ATGACCACCGAAATCGCGATCCTCGCCGGCGGATGCTTCTGGGGAGCGCAGGACCTCCTTCGCCGCCGCCCCGGAATCATCTCCACCCGCGTCGGATACACGGGCGGAGACGTCCCCAACGCCACCTACCGCAACCACGGCGACCACGCCGAAGCCGTCGAGGTGACGTTCGACCCAGAGGTCATCACGTACCGCGAAATCCTCGAATTCTTCTTCCAGATCCACGACCCCACCACCCTCGACAGGCAGGGCAACGACATCGGCCGCAGCTACCGTTCGGCCGTGTTCTACACGAACGACGAACAGCGCCGAATCGCCATCGACACGATCGCGGACGTGGAAGCGTCCGGCCTGTGGCCTGGCGAGGTCGTCACGGAGGTCACCGCCGCCGGCCCGTTCTGGGAAGCGGAGGAAGAGCACCAGGACTACCTCATCAAGAACCCGTTCGGGTACACCTGCCATTACGTTCGACCGAACTGGCGCCTCCCCGTGCGGGAAGATCACCCCGTCAGCTGA
- a CDS encoding SDR family NAD(P)-dependent oxidoreductase, which translates to MVGKNQLHGVWRQGKEFVLVKDLMIVVLTGATSGLGRIVARRLAVDGVHLVLPVRDERRGDDLRQELHRLATRSAVDVFVADLSLMADVSRLGTDIAAAVDRVDVLINNAGLHAFAPRGTVEGLPEMMAVNYLAPWLLTEKVMPALSRASGGRVVNVASEASRRHGTLGLPSDLTDTRPFTGRQSSALYGKTKLLDIMFTMELARRTAAAGMTANCLDPGFNVTGLGRELSFAAPLERVLKALRIGDPARGAHLIHRVATSSEFDGVTGAYIGVRHAEPLVPAWPAGDEALQERLWDDTAALLEPWR; encoded by the coding sequence ATGGTTGGTAAAAACCAACTACATGGCGTGTGGCGTCAGGGCAAGGAGTTTGTGCTTGTGAAGGATCTGATGATCGTCGTGTTGACGGGGGCGACCAGCGGTCTCGGGCGAATCGTGGCCCGGCGGCTCGCAGTCGATGGCGTGCACCTCGTCTTACCTGTCCGGGATGAACGCCGTGGTGACGACTTGCGGCAGGAGCTTCACCGTCTCGCCACTCGTTCTGCGGTCGACGTGTTCGTCGCCGACCTGAGCCTGATGGCTGACGTCTCGCGGCTCGGCACGGACATCGCGGCAGCCGTCGACCGTGTCGACGTCCTGATCAACAACGCCGGCCTTCATGCCTTCGCCCCGCGCGGCACCGTCGAGGGATTGCCCGAGATGATGGCGGTCAACTACCTGGCACCGTGGCTGCTGACCGAGAAGGTGATGCCAGCTCTCAGCCGTGCCAGCGGGGGTCGGGTGGTGAACGTGGCGTCGGAAGCATCCCGCCGTCACGGCACGCTTGGGCTCCCGTCAGACCTCACTGACACCAGGCCGTTCACCGGCCGGCAGTCGTCGGCGCTGTATGGGAAGACGAAGCTGCTCGACATCATGTTCACCATGGAACTGGCGCGCCGAACCGCGGCCGCGGGAATGACCGCGAACTGCCTCGACCCGGGATTCAATGTCACGGGGCTCGGCCGCGAGCTGTCGTTCGCCGCCCCTCTGGAGCGAGTGCTGAAGGCTTTGCGGATCGGCGACCCCGCGCGAGGCGCGCACCTCATCCACCGGGTGGCTACCAGCTCGGAGTTCGACGGCGTCACCGGCGCGTACATCGGTGTGCGTCATGCGGAGCCTCTTGTCCCCGCCTGGCCGGCTGGCGACGAGGCGCTTCAGGAACGCCTGTGGGATGACACGGCCGCCCTGCTGGAGCCGTGGCGGTAA
- a CDS encoding phosphatidylglycerol lysyltransferase domain-containing protein codes for MASAVAAVLYVVIVFVGVAAENLGLPLPGQSLLVTALAVRHHTDTSGWLIAGTAAAGGVVGDTAGYVTGRKFGDRIIAEASQRFPRLIPASGVKRARTVVNRYGTAGVAIGRWFPVLRIFVAPTAGALRLPYRAFLPASIVGSAVWTAVVFGAVTIAGRTAREGIHGATWIALGVAVAVAVSATVARFRSPHVQDLQTPTAAGDPVPWRRVGAVVARRAWSACTEYPFTVAFTVGFVTIGVVTGALWHAIDSRPDFVSLAYGAPNFAEGRWWTLVTGSLVAAEPLHYSLFLLICPAALWAYERRAGTGKAVIVFTAGQLGAVLITAALLTALAGTGWVWPRAVAGDLDVGPSAGYLAVLVGVFWRAPQPWRLRGLTAVGAIVTVFLLFSGTVADVEHFVAVAGAFVFLKRPGLAVGSLHERRLFAFAGALMLAAVPLLTAIGPEVGPFEVSFDGLGTWIFVGVDIAVAGLLTFPLHRGQRAAWRIMVPLGVCNVAVGVSSLAFTSDEAIATIIRLPTAYAGLWLVATVLLVFSRDAFAVTRRKVGREVAVGRDDAVRALQQWGGESLSWMITWPHMEYLRVRESIIGFQRHRPVALILGDPIGPVAGAESVMEDIDRQARRLGLTPCFFAASEATRHSAPQGWASLRIAEDEVVDLDDVAFTGKKWQPIRSAVNRAGRERVTLRMVTLEDEPVDVLEQVRSISDGWVGDKELPEMAFTLGGVAQALDRHVQVALAVDAAEIVQAVLSWLPVYGEGGSIRGWTLDVMRRRDGAMPGVMEFLIAASARFFHDSGAEFVSLSAAPLAPGGADVEKPERTVLDLLARVLQPVYATGSLESFKRKFNPVGAPLFLVYRDAADLPGIAVALTRAYLPGVTALQLSRAGIAAIRR; via the coding sequence ATGGCCAGCGCAGTAGCCGCCGTGCTGTATGTCGTCATCGTGTTCGTCGGCGTCGCGGCCGAGAACCTCGGGCTGCCGCTCCCGGGACAGTCGCTTCTCGTCACCGCGCTGGCAGTGAGGCATCACACGGACACGTCCGGATGGCTCATCGCCGGGACGGCCGCCGCCGGAGGCGTCGTCGGAGACACAGCCGGATACGTCACCGGACGCAAGTTCGGAGACAGGATCATCGCCGAGGCATCGCAACGATTCCCGCGACTCATTCCTGCGTCAGGCGTGAAGCGTGCCCGCACGGTCGTGAACCGGTACGGCACGGCTGGTGTCGCCATTGGACGCTGGTTCCCCGTGCTGAGGATCTTCGTCGCCCCGACGGCCGGTGCGTTGCGCCTACCGTACCGAGCATTCCTCCCCGCGAGCATCGTCGGATCGGCCGTGTGGACGGCCGTCGTGTTCGGCGCGGTGACCATCGCGGGTCGAACCGCCCGAGAAGGCATACACGGGGCGACGTGGATCGCGCTCGGTGTCGCCGTCGCCGTCGCCGTCTCGGCGACGGTCGCCCGGTTCCGTTCCCCGCACGTGCAGGATCTCCAGACGCCGACAGCCGCCGGCGACCCGGTGCCTTGGCGTCGGGTCGGGGCTGTCGTGGCCAGACGGGCCTGGAGCGCCTGCACCGAGTACCCGTTCACCGTGGCTTTCACGGTGGGGTTCGTGACCATCGGTGTTGTCACCGGCGCACTGTGGCACGCCATCGACTCGCGACCGGATTTCGTGAGCCTTGCGTACGGGGCGCCGAACTTCGCGGAAGGGCGCTGGTGGACGTTGGTCACGGGCTCTCTCGTCGCCGCCGAACCGTTGCACTATTCGCTGTTCCTACTGATCTGTCCTGCCGCGTTATGGGCGTATGAGCGACGCGCGGGAACAGGAAAGGCGGTGATCGTTTTCACCGCTGGTCAGCTCGGGGCGGTGCTCATCACGGCGGCGCTGCTGACGGCGCTAGCCGGCACCGGGTGGGTTTGGCCCCGCGCAGTTGCCGGCGATCTGGACGTTGGACCGTCGGCGGGTTACCTCGCCGTCCTTGTCGGAGTCTTCTGGCGTGCTCCGCAGCCCTGGCGTCTGCGCGGCCTCACCGCGGTCGGCGCCATCGTGACCGTGTTCCTGCTGTTCAGCGGGACGGTCGCCGACGTCGAGCATTTCGTTGCCGTCGCCGGCGCGTTCGTGTTCCTGAAGAGACCAGGTCTGGCGGTTGGCTCTCTTCACGAACGTCGGCTGTTCGCATTCGCCGGAGCGCTGATGCTCGCCGCCGTGCCGTTGCTGACAGCCATCGGCCCAGAAGTCGGTCCGTTCGAGGTGTCTTTCGACGGGCTCGGCACGTGGATCTTCGTCGGTGTCGACATCGCCGTCGCCGGTCTGCTGACTTTTCCCCTTCACCGAGGACAACGAGCAGCGTGGCGGATCATGGTGCCGCTCGGGGTGTGCAATGTCGCCGTCGGGGTCAGTTCTCTCGCCTTCACGAGTGACGAAGCGATTGCGACGATCATTCGGCTGCCGACCGCCTACGCGGGATTGTGGTTGGTGGCCACCGTACTGCTGGTCTTCTCTCGGGACGCGTTCGCTGTCACTCGGCGGAAAGTTGGTCGAGAAGTCGCCGTCGGTCGCGACGACGCAGTGCGAGCACTTCAGCAATGGGGCGGCGAGTCACTGTCTTGGATGATCACGTGGCCGCACATGGAGTATCTCCGCGTCCGTGAATCCATCATCGGGTTTCAACGCCACAGGCCCGTGGCGCTGATCTTGGGGGACCCTATCGGCCCGGTCGCCGGCGCAGAGTCGGTGATGGAAGACATTGATCGGCAGGCCCGGCGTCTGGGCCTCACGCCGTGCTTCTTCGCCGCGAGTGAGGCGACACGGCACAGCGCTCCGCAGGGATGGGCGTCGCTTCGTATCGCAGAGGATGAGGTCGTCGACCTGGACGATGTCGCCTTCACGGGAAAGAAATGGCAGCCGATTCGCAGCGCCGTCAACAGGGCTGGACGGGAACGTGTGACCCTTCGCATGGTGACCCTTGAAGACGAGCCGGTCGACGTTCTCGAGCAGGTTCGGTCCATCTCCGATGGGTGGGTCGGCGATAAGGAGCTGCCGGAGATGGCGTTCACTCTCGGCGGCGTCGCGCAAGCCCTTGACCGGCACGTTCAGGTGGCGTTGGCTGTCGATGCCGCGGAGATCGTGCAGGCTGTCCTCAGCTGGCTGCCCGTCTACGGGGAGGGCGGTTCCATCCGCGGATGGACGCTGGATGTCATGCGACGCCGTGACGGAGCCATGCCCGGGGTGATGGAGTTTCTCATCGCGGCTTCTGCACGGTTCTTTCACGATTCCGGAGCGGAGTTCGTGTCCTTATCGGCCGCGCCGCTGGCGCCCGGCGGTGCCGACGTCGAGAAGCCTGAGCGGACGGTCCTCGACCTGTTGGCGAGGGTCTTGCAACCGGTGTATGCGACCGGCTCCCTGGAGTCGTTCAAACGAAAGTTCAACCCGGTTGGTGCGCCGCTGTTCCTCGTCTACCGCGACGCGGCGGATCTTCCCGGAATCGCTGTCGCTTTGACCCGCGCGTATTTGCCGGGCGTGACAGCTCTGCAGCTGAGCCGGGCAGGTATCGCGGCGATACGACGATGA
- the msrB gene encoding peptide-methionine (R)-S-oxide reductase MsrB → MSTKYSKSPDAISKLTTRQYQVTQEAATEPAFANEFWDNDEAGIYVDIVSGEPLFVSTRKFDSACGWPSFTKPVDPENIVLKEDNSFGMRRTEVRSAHGDSHLGHLFDDGPTSEGGLRYCINSAALRFIPFADMAAQGYGEYLALFDDAFRATAKETSK, encoded by the coding sequence ATGTCCACGAAGTACTCGAAATCGCCCGACGCGATCTCCAAACTCACCACCCGCCAGTATCAGGTCACGCAGGAAGCAGCCACCGAGCCGGCTTTCGCCAACGAATTCTGGGACAACGACGAGGCGGGCATCTACGTCGACATCGTCTCCGGCGAGCCGCTGTTCGTGTCCACCAGGAAGTTCGACAGCGCCTGCGGGTGGCCGAGTTTCACCAAGCCGGTGGACCCGGAGAACATCGTGCTGAAAGAAGACAACAGCTTCGGCATGCGACGCACCGAAGTCCGATCCGCCCACGGCGACAGCCACCTCGGCCACCTCTTCGACGATGGCCCCACGTCCGAAGGCGGCCTCCGGTACTGCATCAACTCGGCCGCGTTGCGCTTCATCCCGTTCGCCGACATGGCAGCACAGGGCTACGGCGAGTACCTCGCCCTCTTCGACGACGCATTCCGCGCCACCGCGAAGGAGACAAGCAAATGA
- a CDS encoding TetR/AcrR family transcriptional regulator: MARARQFDERRLLDAAQEVFWVRGYERTSIEVIASSSGVGNGSIYAAYGNKLTLFLAVFARYCDGRAALVDEIIRTHVGDFESAVGNYFSAIIADCSSHPDRRGCLMINSLAELGPRIEEVRRIGAHTINKMEASMARRIRQAVDEERYAISPEAVAPLASHIVLVSQALIEMSHLSASDAQLRAIADTSTRLTTARIA, translated from the coding sequence ATGGCCCGAGCCCGCCAGTTCGACGAGCGACGCCTCCTGGACGCCGCCCAAGAGGTGTTCTGGGTGCGCGGCTACGAGCGAACCTCCATCGAGGTGATCGCGTCCAGCTCCGGGGTGGGCAACGGCAGCATCTACGCCGCGTACGGCAACAAGCTGACGTTGTTTCTCGCCGTCTTCGCTCGTTACTGCGACGGTCGGGCTGCGCTCGTCGATGAGATTATCCGCACGCACGTGGGCGACTTCGAATCGGCCGTCGGGAACTACTTCTCGGCCATCATCGCCGATTGCTCATCACACCCGGACAGACGCGGCTGCCTGATGATCAACTCCCTCGCCGAACTCGGCCCGCGCATCGAGGAAGTTCGACGCATCGGAGCTCACACCATCAACAAGATGGAAGCCTCCATGGCCCGCCGGATCCGTCAAGCCGTCGACGAGGAGCGGTACGCCATCTCACCGGAGGCCGTGGCTCCGCTCGCGTCTCACATCGTGTTGGTGTCGCAGGCGCTCATCGAGATGAGCCATCTGTCCGCCTCGGACGCCCAACTGCGAGCGATCGCCGACACGTCAACCCGGCTCACCACGGCCCGCATCGCCTGA
- a CDS encoding helix-turn-helix domain-containing protein → MTTLPLGAQLRQLRLLADLTLEGLSERSGVSARTLSDIERGISSIPQRRTLQMIAAALDLTPADREDFLGAAKAQRLAQPASTRVTALSPHRVADFTGRDDEIAEVTAFLNDDTTSGAKVVVVSGPPGMGKTSIAVEALSRFNQDGDRIVFVDLDGFNAYPLAPVQVLRALLRQIPDIAEKVPANLDAASQMWAAATTEYAPIVVLDNAGSEAQVRTVLSCTTAGSVVVTSRRVLAGLEGPHRVWVGPLADTDSTRLLARLIPERQRIDTDLSELAMLCDRVPLALRIAGNRIASRPAWTAEDFIDRMAQAEDRLRLLVAGDLAVESAIDLSYSDLDDGLATLFRSISIIDGATFDARIAAATLDADVLETEAGLDQLTDLGLLDARGNVRYRMHDLTRLFASQRLLAVEGESGVRRRREALHRWFLTSLERAGAWFETDRRPDRPADEGLTFPDADTAGAWIKLEVAHWWPAMQSIAAAGDAGRIVDTADALHWFSDLWVEWGRWHEFFSLAARSAHDLGNSALEAEQLGYVAWAEIVERRDHDAAIDTGRRAADLARDAKGDKQLGWALFYVAWAASHKERLDESYAAASASLVAFERASELDGVSQALLVLSKVQSQRGQHARGLAEYGELLTRIRDHGERAHTVASRVAQASILDQMSSNLQALGRFEEALDAAQQSLDLAHDLDSVLRIAGALSRRASAYVGLGETAAARRDIAEALERIGTSGEDAYLNKLRGDLLTLDAGLSEAANSRPHGVK, encoded by the coding sequence ATGACCACTCTCCCCCTCGGAGCGCAACTCCGACAGCTCCGACTGCTCGCGGACCTGACCCTCGAAGGCCTCTCGGAGCGGTCCGGAGTCAGCGCGCGAACGCTGAGCGACATCGAACGGGGCATCAGCAGCATCCCCCAGCGCCGAACACTACAGATGATCGCCGCCGCTCTCGACCTCACGCCGGCGGACCGGGAAGACTTCTTAGGCGCCGCGAAGGCCCAACGACTTGCCCAGCCCGCCAGTACCCGGGTGACCGCCCTGTCACCGCATCGCGTCGCTGACTTCACAGGCCGCGATGACGAAATCGCGGAGGTCACTGCGTTCCTCAACGACGACACGACGTCGGGCGCGAAAGTCGTCGTCGTCAGCGGCCCTCCCGGGATGGGTAAAACCAGCATCGCCGTCGAGGCGCTGAGCCGATTCAACCAGGACGGCGACCGCATCGTGTTCGTCGACCTCGACGGGTTCAACGCGTACCCGCTGGCCCCGGTCCAGGTCCTCCGCGCGCTCCTGCGACAGATCCCAGACATCGCGGAGAAGGTGCCGGCGAACCTCGACGCCGCCAGTCAGATGTGGGCGGCGGCCACCACCGAATACGCCCCTATCGTCGTGCTGGACAACGCGGGCAGCGAAGCGCAAGTCCGCACCGTCCTGTCCTGCACCACGGCCGGATCCGTCGTCGTCACCTCACGGAGGGTGCTCGCCGGCTTGGAAGGGCCGCACAGAGTGTGGGTCGGCCCCCTGGCCGACACCGACAGCACGCGGCTCCTGGCCCGGCTCATCCCCGAACGACAGCGCATCGACACGGACTTGTCAGAACTGGCCATGCTCTGCGATCGGGTGCCTCTGGCGTTGCGCATCGCGGGAAACCGGATCGCCAGCCGCCCCGCGTGGACGGCGGAGGACTTCATCGACCGGATGGCGCAGGCGGAGGATCGGCTTCGACTTCTCGTCGCCGGAGATCTTGCGGTGGAATCCGCCATCGACCTCTCCTACAGCGACCTCGACGACGGCCTTGCAACACTGTTCCGCAGCATCTCCATCATCGACGGCGCCACCTTCGACGCCCGCATCGCAGCCGCGACCCTCGACGCCGATGTTCTGGAAACCGAAGCGGGTCTCGATCAGCTCACCGACTTAGGGCTGCTCGATGCGCGAGGAAACGTCCGCTACCGCATGCACGACCTGACTCGATTGTTCGCCTCTCAGCGGCTGCTCGCAGTCGAGGGCGAATCGGGCGTGCGACGCCGTCGAGAGGCGCTGCACCGATGGTTCCTCACCAGCCTCGAACGGGCCGGCGCTTGGTTCGAAACAGACCGCCGCCCGGACAGACCAGCGGATGAGGGGCTCACTTTTCCCGACGCTGACACGGCAGGGGCGTGGATCAAACTCGAGGTCGCGCACTGGTGGCCGGCCATGCAATCGATTGCCGCCGCCGGTGACGCCGGACGCATCGTCGACACCGCCGACGCGCTGCACTGGTTCTCCGACCTCTGGGTCGAATGGGGGCGGTGGCACGAATTCTTTTCTCTCGCCGCCCGCTCCGCCCACGACCTGGGCAACTCGGCCCTCGAAGCCGAACAGCTCGGCTACGTGGCGTGGGCGGAGATCGTCGAGCGCCGTGACCACGACGCCGCCATCGACACCGGGCGCCGGGCCGCCGACCTTGCCCGAGACGCGAAGGGGGATAAGCAGCTCGGATGGGCACTGTTCTACGTCGCCTGGGCGGCCAGCCATAAGGAACGCCTCGACGAAAGCTATGCCGCGGCATCGGCCTCGCTTGTCGCGTTCGAACGAGCATCCGAACTGGACGGCGTTTCTCAGGCACTCCTCGTCCTCAGCAAGGTGCAGTCGCAACGCGGGCAGCACGCTCGAGGCCTCGCGGAATACGGGGAATTGTTGACCCGGATCCGAGATCACGGTGAACGGGCACACACGGTGGCCAGTCGCGTGGCGCAGGCGAGCATCCTCGATCAGATGTCATCCAACCTGCAAGCCCTAGGCCGCTTCGAGGAAGCTCTCGATGCCGCCCAGCAGAGCCTCGACCTCGCCCACGATCTGGACTCGGTGCTGCGCATCGCGGGCGCACTGAGTAGACGAGCGAGTGCCTACGTCGGGCTCGGGGAGACCGCGGCGGCGCGACGAGACATCGCCGAGGCGCTCGAGCGCATCGGCACGTCCGGCGAAGACGCCTATCTGAACAAGCTTCGAGGAGATCTCCTCACCCTCGACGCGGGGTTGTCGGAGGCAGCGAACTCCAGGCCGCATGGAGTCAAATGA
- a CDS encoding alanine--tRNA ligase-related protein: protein MNVDDIRRAYLQFMLERGHVRIRPASLVPDDTTTLFTSSGMQSLLSFLLGRPHPDGTRLTDVQPCLRAQDIDDVGDNRHTTFFEMLGNWSLGAYFKEQQIRQFFNFLTDIIGLDPARLYVTCFQGDKEQGIARDDEAASIWQKVFEEAGVEARIAVIGSQQDGDRRGILPGERIFFYDADQNWWSRGGSLPGTPSGDPCGPDSEVFFDFGPQHHDGRFGLAHPASDGGRFLEIGNQVFMQYRREADGSFVPLERRDVDFGAGLERIAAAVRDDPDIYRIDVLAPLIRTVEAIASTSYDSDPTTMRIIVDHVRGAVFLAADGVVPSNKQQGYVMRRLLRRAIAAARRLDVTDHFFSRLTDEVIRNYADTYPQLAARRESITHLLDMEEKAFRHTLDSGYRELQRHTGTTLSGQDIFHLSDTFGFPRDVTLEEARRLGSAIDAEWDSDFANALEAQRRQSRQHSPLGAGSTPDTK, encoded by the coding sequence ATGAACGTGGATGACATCCGCCGCGCCTACCTGCAGTTCATGCTCGAGCGCGGTCACGTACGTATCCGACCCGCGAGCCTTGTTCCGGACGACACCACGACATTGTTCACCAGTAGTGGCATGCAGAGCCTGCTGTCGTTCTTACTGGGACGTCCTCACCCCGACGGAACTCGCCTGACCGACGTGCAACCGTGCCTGCGAGCTCAGGACATCGACGACGTCGGCGACAACCGGCACACCACATTCTTCGAGATGCTCGGGAATTGGAGCCTCGGCGCCTACTTCAAAGAGCAGCAGATCCGGCAGTTCTTCAACTTCCTGACCGACATCATCGGGCTCGACCCTGCCCGGCTGTATGTCACCTGCTTCCAAGGCGACAAAGAGCAGGGCATCGCCCGCGATGACGAAGCCGCCAGCATCTGGCAGAAGGTGTTCGAGGAAGCGGGCGTCGAAGCACGCATCGCAGTCATCGGCAGCCAGCAGGACGGGGACCGGCGAGGCATTCTTCCTGGGGAACGGATCTTCTTCTACGACGCCGACCAGAACTGGTGGAGCCGCGGAGGGTCCCTCCCCGGCACACCCTCCGGCGACCCGTGCGGCCCGGACAGCGAGGTGTTCTTCGACTTCGGCCCGCAACACCACGACGGCCGTTTCGGGCTAGCGCACCCAGCAAGCGACGGAGGCCGCTTCCTCGAAATCGGCAACCAAGTGTTCATGCAGTACCGACGCGAAGCCGACGGGTCGTTCGTCCCTCTCGAACGCCGCGACGTCGACTTCGGCGCCGGACTGGAACGCATCGCCGCGGCCGTCCGGGACGATCCCGACATCTACCGCATCGATGTCCTCGCGCCTCTCATCCGCACCGTCGAAGCCATCGCCAGCACCTCCTACGACAGCGACCCGACCACGATGCGCATCATCGTCGACCACGTGCGGGGCGCCGTGTTCCTTGCCGCGGATGGAGTAGTCCCCTCCAACAAGCAGCAGGGCTACGTGATGAGGAGGCTTCTCCGCCGCGCCATCGCAGCGGCCCGCCGTCTCGACGTCACCGACCATTTCTTCAGCCGTCTTACCGACGAAGTCATCCGCAACTACGCCGACACCTATCCTCAGCTCGCCGCCCGTCGAGAGTCCATCACCCACCTTCTCGACATGGAGGAGAAAGCCTTCCGCCACACGTTGGATTCCGGATACCGGGAATTGCAAAGGCACACAGGGACGACGCTGTCCGGGCAGGACATTTTCCACCTGTCCGACACATTCGGGTTCCCCCGCGACGTGACCTTGGAAGAAGCGCGGCGGCTCGGAAGCGCCATCGATGCCGAATGGGACTCCGACTTCGCCAACGCCCTCGAGGCCCAACGACGCCAGTCACGGCAGCATTCACCACTCGGCGCCGGCAGCACCCCCGACACCAAGTGA
- a CDS encoding MarR family winged helix-turn-helix transcriptional regulator, whose translation MSASQPTTPPDPRLALGEELSALVAASRALTERSAARFHPALRPAAFHLARWLFDFGPAKPSVLAAEVAMDRGSTSNLIRQMKDHGLIDTTTDPTDRRSTIVSLTERGRTQVSAALDLRGSEFYQRVADWPADDISALAALLHRFNRPETAAGR comes from the coding sequence GTGAGCGCGTCCCAACCGACAACACCGCCCGACCCGCGGCTCGCTCTGGGTGAAGAACTGAGCGCCCTCGTCGCCGCCTCACGAGCCCTTACCGAGCGGTCAGCGGCACGGTTCCACCCGGCCTTGCGTCCGGCGGCTTTTCATCTCGCGCGGTGGCTATTCGATTTCGGCCCGGCCAAACCGAGCGTGTTGGCCGCGGAGGTGGCCATGGACCGTGGTTCGACGAGCAACCTGATACGGCAGATGAAAGACCACGGCCTGATCGACACGACAACGGACCCGACGGACCGGCGCAGCACCATCGTCTCCCTCACGGAACGCGGACGCACGCAGGTCTCCGCGGCACTGGACCTTCGAGGTTCCGAGTTCTACCAACGGGTCGCCGACTGGCCCGCCGACGACATCTCTGCCCTGGCCGCCCTACTGCACCGGTTCAACCGGCCCGAGACCGCAGCAGGCCGCTGA